A genome region from Fibrobacterota bacterium includes the following:
- a CDS encoding amidase, whose amino-acid sequence MSDPAKPASVRIPPAEGLAGLPASVLARRIAAGETTARAVVEAHIARLEQVNPFLNAAVVKLYERARAMAEAADAKQREGLPLGPLHGVPVTLKECFDVAGTPSTFGLAARAGHRAAADGVYTARLLAAGAIPIAKTNVAQLLFFYETENPVYGRTLHPERDDRSPGGSSGGEAALIAAGASALGLGTDLGGSVRIPAAFTGIAGFKPTAGRFPDPGRGSVAWGQRAIPSQVGVLGRSIADVTLGLQALEAGRDPAVDPGPALGDPAAVDIAGLRVACFETDGVFPPSPAVRRAVGEAAEALRRRGATVIPWRLHDGRRALELSGALLFGDNGEGFRGLLGREKPVPQLADLVSLSRWPGFLRKGMGAALRAVGQTGMADNLGIFGHRSAAEYWRNVEAQSDFRAGFARALDQLPGGPCDAVLCPPCALPAFTHGASRDVVTAGWYALLFNLLGWPAGVVPFTRVRPGEESDRPASRDRVSARASEVEGGSAGLPIGVQIAARPWRDDIALALLAAVERVTGRD is encoded by the coding sequence ATGTCCGACCCAGCCAAACCCGCGAGCGTCCGCATCCCACCCGCTGAAGGCTTGGCCGGCCTCCCGGCCTCGGTCCTGGCCCGCCGCATCGCCGCCGGCGAAACCACCGCCCGCGCGGTGGTCGAGGCCCATATCGCCCGCCTCGAACAGGTCAATCCGTTCCTGAACGCGGCGGTCGTGAAGCTGTACGAGCGCGCCCGCGCCATGGCCGAGGCCGCCGATGCGAAGCAGCGCGAGGGACTTCCCCTGGGGCCATTGCATGGCGTCCCCGTCACCTTGAAGGAATGCTTTGACGTGGCGGGCACGCCTTCCACTTTCGGCCTGGCCGCGCGCGCCGGCCATCGCGCCGCCGCTGACGGAGTCTATACGGCCCGCCTCTTGGCTGCGGGCGCCATCCCCATCGCCAAGACCAACGTGGCGCAACTCCTTTTTTTCTACGAAACGGAAAACCCCGTCTACGGCCGCACGCTTCATCCCGAGCGCGACGACCGCAGCCCGGGCGGCAGCAGCGGCGGCGAAGCGGCTTTGATCGCCGCCGGCGCCTCCGCCTTAGGGCTCGGCACCGACCTCGGCGGTAGCGTGCGCATCCCGGCCGCCTTCACCGGCATCGCCGGTTTCAAGCCCACCGCGGGACGCTTCCCCGATCCCGGGCGCGGGAGCGTGGCCTGGGGCCAGCGGGCCATCCCCAGCCAGGTCGGCGTGCTCGGCCGGAGTATCGCCGATGTTACCCTGGGCCTACAAGCGCTGGAAGCGGGGCGCGATCCCGCGGTCGATCCGGGCCCTGCCCTGGGCGATCCTGCCGCCGTGGACATCGCCGGATTGCGGGTCGCCTGTTTCGAAACGGACGGGGTTTTCCCGCCTTCGCCGGCCGTCCGCCGGGCCGTGGGCGAGGCCGCCGAAGCCTTGCGCCGCCGCGGGGCGACGGTCATTCCTTGGCGTCTTCACGACGGGCGGCGGGCCCTGGAACTCTCCGGCGCCCTGCTTTTCGGCGACAATGGGGAGGGCTTTCGCGGGCTGCTGGGCCGGGAAAAGCCGGTCCCCCAATTGGCCGATCTGGTAAGCCTATCCCGTTGGCCCGGCTTCCTGCGCAAGGGGATGGGCGCGGCCTTGCGCGCCGTCGGCCAAACCGGGATGGCGGATAACCTGGGCATTTTCGGACACCGGAGCGCGGCGGAGTATTGGCGCAACGTGGAAGCGCAATCCGATTTCCGCGCCGGCTTCGCCCGCGCGCTCGATCAACTTCCGGGCGGCCCTTGCGACGCCGTGCTCTGCCCGCCCTGCGCGCTCCCCGCCTTCACCCACGGGGCCAGCCGGGATGTCGTCACGGCCGGGTGGTACGCCTTGCTCTTCAACCTGCTAGGCTGGCCGGCCGGCGTGGTCCCTTTTACGCGCGTGCGACCTGGGGAGGAAAGCGATCGCCCGGCTTCGAGGGATCGGGTGTCGGCACGGGCCTCGGAAGTGGAGGGCGGGAGCGCGGGACTTCCTATCGGGGTGCAGATCGCCGCGCGGCCTTGGCGCGATGACATCGCCCTGGCCTTGCTCGCGGCGGTGGAAAGGGTTACTGGGCGGGACTAA
- a CDS encoding T9SS type A sorting domain-containing protein — translation MRNAMLIALTIVSAARAYVGDWTTYTAFRDIRAFASAKGFLFTATAGGIRKLNPSTRAESAYRNHEGLRDVGINALATSPEGDVFAASELGFLYQYNWGSDSWEVLEAGYKGAGWHLNKRALLYRSGYLVVGSDKGLSFYNVKKRVAEANVTKLETVSGMSVNSLLFVGDTLFTGTSLGIFRAVLHFDRLLTDPQVNIFNPAIWTKVVTGGLYFDPTLADAPQDSNTVAADTGLHLPPDANQDHAHGVLYYGPKGIASDYDGVVLTDPPARISRNRSTFEVDGKVFPDTLNMGTIGKVGDHWYVGRFDFMYEFFPRDTAAYVALVNPLGLPYQQITATKANRYGVYGYANPQMFKLRGQEWDTAGGAFQILDDNSEWTGRGLHNFDIPGPDEVVLGTWGSGIRYRRGNVTLSLDATNSCMVSSVDKDPNYPAIEAMAAYRDKGYFFTILRTNTKYQLVYFDRATRQLTCPQTDEQGTQQGRGLQVVGDTMLVVVTDRGLEAYRIRDQGGKVSVEPGNRLPHLLTSPSPTLAGSADAYGNFWITTEGSDLLYVNDLANHPDSVKTYHTLDGFSGVSCKNLERDPSGHLWSGCTEGGVFEVIPGKDSSLHTFRKYGLNDGLLSETIFNLSVNPDNGDVWVSTDKGIARYESFSRPLRPNLSDVKAYPNPFLPKHRVVVFDNLAAGSEVQVLTQAGEVVFRRTLSKGGAGDQIQWDGRNPSGKRVTEGVYFYVVKTSKETKHGKLIVAR, via the coding sequence ATGCGCAACGCGATGCTGATCGCCTTGACGATCGTTTCCGCGGCCCGGGCCTATGTTGGCGACTGGACCACCTACACCGCTTTCAGGGACATCCGCGCCTTCGCCTCCGCGAAAGGCTTCCTGTTCACGGCTACGGCCGGCGGCATCCGCAAACTCAATCCCTCCACCCGGGCCGAGTCCGCCTACCGCAACCATGAGGGGCTGCGGGACGTGGGCATCAACGCCTTGGCGACGAGTCCCGAGGGGGACGTGTTCGCGGCTTCGGAACTCGGCTTCCTATACCAGTACAACTGGGGATCCGATTCCTGGGAAGTCTTGGAAGCCGGCTACAAGGGGGCGGGATGGCATTTGAACAAGCGGGCCTTGTTGTACCGCTCCGGCTACCTGGTGGTGGGAAGCGATAAGGGCTTAAGCTTCTACAACGTGAAGAAGCGGGTCGCCGAGGCGAACGTCACCAAGCTGGAAACGGTGTCGGGCATGTCGGTGAACTCCCTCCTCTTCGTGGGGGATACGCTTTTCACGGGCACCAGCTTGGGCATTTTCCGCGCCGTGCTGCATTTCGATCGCCTGCTCACCGATCCGCAAGTCAACATCTTCAATCCCGCGATCTGGACCAAGGTCGTGACGGGGGGCCTCTATTTCGACCCGACCCTGGCGGACGCTCCGCAGGATTCCAATACGGTCGCGGCGGACACCGGCCTCCATCTTCCGCCCGACGCGAACCAGGACCATGCCCATGGCGTCCTGTATTACGGGCCCAAGGGCATCGCGAGCGACTACGACGGCGTGGTCCTGACCGACCCCCCCGCGCGCATTTCCCGCAATCGCTCCACCTTCGAAGTGGACGGCAAGGTTTTCCCCGATACCCTCAATATGGGGACCATCGGCAAGGTCGGCGATCATTGGTACGTAGGCCGCTTCGACTTCATGTATGAATTCTTTCCCCGGGATACGGCCGCCTACGTTGCTCTCGTCAACCCGTTGGGCCTGCCCTACCAGCAGATCACCGCCACGAAGGCCAACCGTTACGGGGTATATGGCTATGCCAACCCCCAGATGTTCAAGCTACGGGGCCAGGAATGGGATACGGCCGGCGGGGCTTTCCAGATCCTGGATGATAATTCGGAATGGACCGGTCGCGGCCTGCATAACTTCGACATACCCGGGCCGGACGAAGTAGTCCTGGGAACTTGGGGATCCGGCATCCGCTACCGCCGGGGCAACGTGACCCTCTCCCTGGACGCCACCAACTCGTGCATGGTTTCATCGGTCGACAAGGATCCGAATTATCCGGCCATCGAGGCCATGGCGGCCTATCGGGATAAGGGGTATTTCTTCACCATCCTAAGGACCAATACGAAATACCAGTTAGTCTACTTCGATCGGGCGACCCGGCAGCTGACCTGCCCGCAGACCGATGAACAGGGCACCCAGCAGGGGCGCGGCCTCCAGGTGGTCGGGGACACCATGCTGGTGGTGGTTACCGATCGGGGATTGGAAGCCTACCGCATCCGTGATCAAGGCGGCAAGGTTTCCGTGGAGCCGGGTAATAGGCTTCCCCATTTGCTTACCTCTCCCTCTCCCACCTTGGCGGGCAGCGCCGATGCCTACGGGAATTTCTGGATCACGACGGAAGGCTCGGATTTGCTCTACGTGAACGACTTGGCGAATCACCCCGACAGCGTGAAAACCTACCATACCCTCGATGGGTTTTCCGGCGTGTCCTGCAAGAACCTGGAGCGCGATCCCAGCGGGCATCTGTGGTCGGGGTGCACGGAAGGCGGCGTCTTCGAGGTGATCCCCGGGAAGGATTCATCGCTGCATACCTTCCGCAAATACGGGCTCAACGATGGCCTGCTTTCCGAGACCATATTCAACCTCTCCGTCAATCCGGATAACGGGGACGTTTGGGTTTCCACGGACAAAGGCATCGCGCGTTACGAAAGCTTTTCGCGTCCCCTGCGCCCCAATCTTTCCGATGTTAAGGCCTATCCCAATCCCTTCCTGCCCAAGCATCGCGTCGTCGTCTTCGACAACCTCGCGGCGGGAAGCGAAGTCCAGGTACTGACGCAAGCGGGCGAGGTGGTTTTCCGGCGTACCCTGTCCAAGGGCGGCGCGGGAGACCAAATCCAATGGGATGGGCGCAACCCGTCGGGCAAACGGGTCACCGAGGGCGTCTACTTCTACGTCGTGAAAACCTCCAAGGAAACCAAGCACGGCAAGCTGATCGTCGCGCGATGA
- a CDS encoding DUF2225 domain-containing protein, with amino-acid sequence MGFDDKLVRKKLEVLLKDDTLVEKYLRVFGPRLDMGNVAKLKQEQIRSTASEGVAGDKDDPTYRIMLKCPICNQADITCFELKAKSLTSALDRFQVPRYTGVKPFRSVNYSLFAVTVCPSCLFASPDKRDFVTFSVQARAENKSQLSPFVLDELRKRIDDRKKIVPAPDLAAFFSHPRSPEAGIASYRLAIHRALAEASLETPLAWYKAGMYGLKIALLQRDTGKDDTDILKESAKYLANSFRASELKLPDLECQLVYVLAALFLRLGEQTQCQSYLGVLEKWKGEVAKGQSQNPDLTAAHVDRWLDKAKELWTDRELPDLWTH; translated from the coding sequence ATGGGGTTCGACGATAAATTGGTCCGCAAGAAACTGGAAGTGCTCCTGAAGGACGATACCTTGGTGGAGAAGTACTTGCGCGTCTTCGGGCCCCGCTTGGATATGGGGAACGTCGCCAAGCTCAAGCAGGAGCAAATCCGATCCACCGCTTCCGAAGGCGTGGCGGGGGATAAGGACGATCCCACCTACCGGATCATGCTGAAATGCCCCATCTGCAACCAGGCGGATATCACCTGCTTCGAGCTCAAGGCCAAGAGCCTGACCAGCGCTCTCGACCGGTTCCAGGTCCCCCGCTATACCGGGGTGAAGCCGTTCCGCAGCGTCAACTACAGCCTTTTCGCCGTTACCGTTTGCCCGTCCTGCCTTTTCGCCTCGCCCGACAAGCGCGATTTCGTGACCTTCTCCGTGCAGGCCAGGGCCGAGAACAAGTCCCAGCTCAGCCCTTTCGTCCTCGACGAGCTGCGCAAGCGCATCGATGACCGCAAGAAGATCGTACCCGCGCCCGACCTGGCCGCGTTCTTCTCCCATCCGCGCTCGCCCGAAGCCGGCATCGCGAGCTATCGGCTCGCCATCCACCGCGCCCTGGCGGAGGCCTCGTTGGAGACGCCGCTGGCTTGGTACAAGGCGGGAATGTACGGGCTCAAGATCGCCTTGCTGCAGCGCGACACCGGCAAAGACGATACCGATATCCTGAAGGAATCGGCCAAGTACCTGGCCAACAGCTTCCGCGCCAGCGAACTGAAGCTTCCCGACCTGGAGTGCCAATTGGTCTACGTCCTAGCGGCGCTTTTCCTGCGCCTGGGCGAACAGACGCAATGCCAAAGCTACTTGGGCGTACTGGAAAAATGGAAAGGCGAAGTCGCCAAGGGGCAAAGCCAGAACCCGGATCTGACCGCCGCCCACGTCGATCGTTGGCTCGACAAGGCCAAGGAGCTGTGGACCGATCGCGAGCTTCCGGATTTGTGGACGCATTAA
- a CDS encoding PorV/PorQ family protein gives MANDSGAPRNRRVTLIRIPASKSRGKTGTLFAGLLLCAAAAQAQNLNLGGFGDYAGGSAGMPVLGFLKLPVSARGVGMGAASRTTDEEATSVLGNPALLGLVGDYYYAVSHTEVLGEFRHENLAFTYPTASFGNFAGSANILAATEFEDARDIDENRSHPSAYDAAFGLSYARSLWQDRVSAGARLDLIHSEVAGAGANGYAVSTGALFMLVHDLRLAFTLDNLSHGIRYDQHADAPIEPLPLALGMELGKPLLNDRWSAQVGAAQGNDGVTRFYGGAEWRALKYLVVRAGYDGSAQDRRLGPWPGIAAGLGIKYDRITLDYGYQSMGPLGDYHAFSLSYSRKSEFLPRDDIYLERAQGKFRKGDYRAALALARAAIAVNPYNLKAQALAQKAALEIDRLDEMAVTLAYTGNTDGRLASEWRDGKPMGGLPRRKTKLLEMRGSDGKMLILDAGDLTAPGAGLDKSQYVYGAYAQMPYDAVNVGAAEARLGAERLDARLPFLASQKPLDGMRPLVSEKSLMLKHGTEVRVLGAASPAGVRAEALGGKELESVAAAVRRHAGGSAGNRILVLLLHAGLPEARALAAKVPELDVIILSGEPMALAAPMQAGHTLLCSPGFGGTHVGELTLRLDKRGHILTYRHFLLPLDGSVPEDPALKKFLEPVTVDPNKLSFDDADDDYRAQVLAYVNADTSGKGGRLFLRDLRRGNDYEVPTGGLLCAHPILGYGKNKVAFTGEDPSGAREIYAFEPGLARLDTLTALGGRAGELHWFLRNNALLAIYAKDGHSELYRIDPWSRETRDLTKGRFGAVTGFDLARAGDRLALCGQDGKSAILWVTNPDLETPVIIASERGFAGSPRWDATGDKLAWLAANPADSGRGLSPADTAGAGPGGGTPGGELRVFDFKTKTLINATSHSRVRSFAWSADGKRVFYSAGVNLADVNAFRVDSMTLSKLTPASLDPRSEENPAPKLLGDRDGILFEAATAGERKLMWMDLKTKEERVLADSAGYNSLK, from the coding sequence ATGGCCAACGATTCCGGCGCGCCCCGTAACCGGCGCGTGACCCTCATCCGAATCCCCGCCAGTAAGTCCCGGGGTAAAACCGGGACGCTCTTCGCGGGCCTCCTCTTATGCGCCGCGGCCGCTCAGGCGCAAAACCTGAACCTGGGCGGCTTCGGGGATTACGCCGGCGGAAGCGCGGGCATGCCGGTGCTGGGATTCCTCAAGCTACCCGTTTCGGCCCGCGGGGTGGGCATGGGCGCGGCCAGCCGCACCACCGACGAAGAGGCCACCTCGGTGCTGGGCAACCCCGCCTTGTTGGGCCTGGTGGGGGATTACTATTACGCCGTCTCGCACACCGAGGTATTGGGCGAGTTCCGCCACGAGAACCTGGCTTTCACCTATCCGACCGCCAGCTTCGGCAATTTCGCGGGCTCGGCCAACATCCTGGCCGCCACCGAGTTCGAGGACGCCCGCGACATCGACGAGAACCGATCGCATCCTTCCGCCTACGACGCCGCCTTCGGCCTTTCCTACGCGAGGAGCCTGTGGCAGGACCGCGTAAGCGCGGGAGCGCGCCTGGACCTGATCCACAGCGAGGTGGCGGGCGCCGGGGCCAACGGGTACGCGGTATCGACGGGCGCCCTTTTCATGCTGGTCCATGACTTAAGGCTGGCATTTACCTTGGATAACCTTTCCCACGGGATTCGTTACGATCAGCACGCCGACGCCCCCATCGAACCCCTGCCGCTCGCCCTCGGAATGGAACTGGGCAAGCCTTTGCTTAACGATCGCTGGTCGGCCCAGGTGGGCGCCGCCCAGGGTAACGACGGCGTTACCCGGTTCTACGGCGGCGCGGAATGGCGCGCGCTCAAATACCTGGTGGTGCGCGCGGGCTACGACGGCAGCGCTCAGGACCGCCGCCTGGGCCCATGGCCCGGCATCGCCGCCGGCTTGGGCATCAAATACGATCGCATCACCTTGGACTACGGCTACCAGTCCATGGGGCCCCTGGGCGATTACCATGCCTTCTCGCTCAGCTACTCCCGCAAATCCGAATTCCTGCCGCGCGACGATATCTACCTGGAAAGGGCGCAGGGGAAATTCCGGAAGGGGGATTACCGCGCCGCGCTTGCCTTGGCCCGCGCCGCCATCGCGGTCAACCCTTACAACCTCAAGGCCCAGGCGCTGGCCCAAAAGGCGGCCTTGGAAATCGATCGCCTGGACGAGATGGCGGTAACCCTGGCTTACACCGGCAACACCGATGGCCGCTTGGCGTCGGAGTGGCGCGACGGAAAGCCCATGGGCGGCCTGCCCCGGCGCAAGACCAAGCTATTGGAAATGAGGGGATCGGACGGCAAGATGCTCATCCTGGACGCGGGGGATCTCACCGCTCCCGGGGCCGGCCTGGACAAGTCCCAGTACGTATACGGGGCCTACGCGCAAATGCCCTACGATGCGGTGAACGTGGGAGCGGCCGAGGCGCGCCTGGGGGCGGAACGCTTGGACGCGCGCCTGCCTTTCCTGGCATCGCAAAAGCCCCTCGACGGAATGCGGCCCTTGGTATCCGAGAAGAGCCTGATGCTTAAGCATGGGACGGAAGTCCGCGTGCTGGGCGCCGCCTCGCCGGCCGGCGTACGGGCGGAAGCCTTGGGCGGCAAGGAGTTGGAAAGCGTGGCGGCTGCCGTCCGCCGGCATGCGGGCGGAAGCGCCGGTAACCGCATCCTGGTCCTGCTTCTGCACGCGGGCCTTCCGGAAGCCCGCGCCCTGGCCGCGAAAGTCCCCGAGCTCGACGTCATCATCCTTTCCGGCGAGCCCATGGCCCTGGCGGCCCCGATGCAGGCCGGCCATACCTTGTTATGTTCCCCTGGCTTCGGGGGCACCCACGTGGGAGAACTCACCCTCCGCCTGGATAAGCGCGGGCATATCCTGACCTATCGCCACTTCCTGCTTCCCCTGGACGGTTCCGTCCCCGAGGATCCGGCGTTGAAGAAATTCCTGGAGCCGGTCACCGTGGACCCGAACAAACTCTCGTTCGACGATGCCGACGACGATTACCGCGCGCAAGTGCTGGCATACGTGAACGCGGATACCTCCGGGAAAGGGGGCCGCCTGTTCCTGCGCGATCTGCGCCGGGGCAACGATTACGAGGTGCCGACGGGAGGCCTTCTGTGCGCCCATCCCATCCTGGGGTACGGCAAGAACAAGGTCGCCTTCACGGGCGAGGACCCCTCCGGGGCGCGGGAGATTTACGCTTTCGAGCCCGGCCTGGCCCGCCTGGACACCCTCACCGCCCTGGGCGGGCGCGCCGGCGAGCTGCATTGGTTCTTGCGCAACAACGCCCTGCTCGCCATCTACGCCAAGGACGGCCATTCCGAATTGTACCGCATCGATCCCTGGAGCCGCGAAACGCGCGATTTGACCAAGGGCCGTTTCGGCGCGGTGACCGGCTTCGATCTGGCGCGCGCCGGCGATCGTCTCGCCCTTTGCGGCCAGGATGGGAAGTCCGCGATCCTCTGGGTAACCAATCCCGATCTGGAAACGCCCGTGATCATCGCCAGCGAACGAGGCTTCGCGGGATCGCCCCGCTGGGATGCTACCGGCGACAAGCTGGCCTGGCTGGCCGCCAATCCCGCCGATAGCGGGCGCGGACTTTCGCCTGCGGACACGGCCGGCGCGGGACCGGGCGGCGGGACGCCGGGCGGCGAATTGCGCGTTTTCGATTTCAAGACCAAGACCCTCATCAACGCCACTTCGCATAGCCGCGTACGTTCTTTCGCCTGGTCCGCCGACGGCAAGCGCGTTTTCTATTCCGCCGGCGTCAACCTCGCCGACGTGAACGCCTTCCGGGTGGACTCCATGACCCTCTCCAAGCTGACCCCCGCCTCCCTCGACCCCCGCAGCGAAGAAAACCCCGCGCCCAAGCTGCTAGGCGATCGGGACGGGATCCTCTTCGAGGCCGCCACCGCCGGGGAACGGAAACTGATGTGGATGGATCTCAAGACGAAGGAAGAACGGGTGCTGGCGGATTCGGCGGGCTACAACTCGCTCAAATGA
- a CDS encoding TraR/DksA C4-type zinc finger protein → MSKPELKFFENLLNEKKETLIQELGYLEDNTMRLSSKEGAGDLSSHAYHLADHATETQDREQAFHMASREGKYLFYIEEALDRVRNGTFGVCKKCGKLIPKPRLEAVPTAKMCIDCKTKQERAAQAAAEG, encoded by the coding sequence ATGAGCAAGCCCGAGCTGAAATTCTTCGAGAACCTGCTCAATGAAAAGAAGGAAACCCTGATCCAGGAGCTCGGCTACCTGGAGGACAATACCATGCGTTTGTCGTCCAAGGAAGGCGCCGGCGATCTTTCCAGCCATGCCTACCATTTGGCCGATCACGCCACGGAAACCCAGGATCGCGAGCAGGCTTTCCACATGGCCAGCCGCGAAGGCAAATACCTCTTCTACATCGAAGAAGCGCTGGACCGGGTCCGGAACGGCACCTTCGGCGTTTGCAAGAAGTGCGGCAAGCTGATCCCGAAGCCCCGCCTGGAAGCGGTGCCCACGGCGAAGATGTGCATCGATTGCAAGACCAAGCAGGAACGGGCCGCCCAGGCCGCCGCCGAGGGCTGA
- a CDS encoding pyridoxine 5'-phosphate synthase: MTRFSVNLNKFALVRNARGANKPDLLAIARRCLSAGVHGITVHPRTDQRHVKYADVVDLDRLVRQYPGVELNVEGVIDETLLELAEKVRPAQYTLVPDAPDQLTSDHGWEVAGREEELRDAVTRLHRHGIRVSLFVDPDPRHAAAARAVGADRVELYTHSFAAAYGSAEQAAVTAAFRDTAVEARRVGLGVNAGHDLSLQNLETLLREVPHVLEVSIGHAFICECFDFGIEGAIARYLEIIDRCAGSGPDRV; this comes from the coding sequence ATGACCCGTTTCAGCGTGAATCTGAACAAGTTCGCGCTTGTAAGGAACGCCCGCGGCGCGAACAAGCCCGATCTCTTGGCGATCGCCCGCCGCTGTCTTTCCGCCGGAGTCCACGGCATTACGGTTCATCCCCGTACCGATCAAAGGCACGTCAAATACGCGGACGTTGTCGATCTCGACCGTCTCGTCCGCCAATATCCGGGCGTCGAACTCAACGTCGAAGGAGTCATCGACGAGACTCTTCTCGAGCTGGCGGAAAAAGTCCGCCCCGCGCAATATACGCTCGTTCCGGATGCGCCCGATCAACTCACCTCCGACCATGGCTGGGAGGTAGCCGGCCGCGAGGAGGAGCTTCGCGACGCGGTCACGCGGCTCCATCGGCATGGAATCCGAGTGAGCCTGTTCGTGGATCCCGATCCCCGGCATGCCGCCGCCGCGCGCGCGGTCGGCGCCGATCGGGTGGAACTCTATACGCATAGCTTCGCCGCGGCGTACGGATCCGCCGAACAGGCCGCCGTCACCGCGGCATTTCGCGATACCGCCGTCGAAGCGCGGCGGGTCGGCCTCGGGGTGAATGCGGGCCACGATTTGAGCCTGCAAAACCTGGAGACCCTACTGCGGGAAGTGCCTCACGTCCTCGAGGTTTCCATTGGCCACGCCTTCATCTGCGAATGTTTCGATTTCGGGATCGAAGGCGCCATCGCCCGTTACTTGGAAATCATCGATCGATGCGCCGGATCGGGTCCGGACCGGGTATGA
- a CDS encoding tetraacyldisaccharide 4'-kinase, which translates to MAARNSISPGPQAWQRALPVWESWGSRLWRPHAWLLPLTPLYRLGFRAHQAWLMRECAVLGPPPDRPLIVIGSLRAGGAGKTSMALAFARELARRGLRPALLAYRIGPGEARGSAGLEGEAGGLLEVGPDSDWRASSEEAVLLRRESGARVFATRDRARAWRRLAGGEAGGPFDVFIADDGFQDPRLFGAFRILLARPGEKPRRRDLLPAGPFREAASAAARADRVVTGPWAWRIGAEDTGTTLQDGVTGMLPRGTADRPDGPCFRRRLILPAGWDRSRPCLVHCSLGDPAPFLSDLEREGIRPLGIVLGRNHGEPPLARLRAVVARFPGAPILCTRKDAVKLEGSGLPWAAVDQEIELDAEVPDALAALAGRNPYLVDYPRCRI; encoded by the coding sequence GTGGCCGCCAGAAACTCAATTTCCCCGGGACCGCAGGCCTGGCAACGGGCCCTGCCGGTTTGGGAAAGTTGGGGCTCGCGGCTCTGGCGGCCGCATGCGTGGCTTCTCCCCTTGACCCCCTTGTACCGTCTCGGTTTCCGGGCGCATCAGGCCTGGCTGATGCGCGAATGCGCCGTTCTCGGCCCGCCTCCGGACCGGCCCCTCATCGTGATCGGATCCTTGCGCGCCGGCGGCGCGGGCAAGACCAGCATGGCCCTGGCATTCGCCAGGGAATTAGCCCGGCGCGGCCTGAGGCCGGCGCTGTTGGCCTATCGGATCGGGCCGGGGGAAGCGCGCGGATCCGCGGGCCTGGAAGGCGAAGCCGGAGGCCTTTTGGAAGTGGGGCCGGATTCGGATTGGCGGGCCAGTTCGGAGGAAGCGGTGCTGCTGCGAAGGGAATCGGGAGCGCGCGTGTTCGCCACGCGCGACCGCGCGCGCGCATGGCGCCGGCTCGCGGGCGGGGAAGCCGGCGGCCCTTTCGACGTCTTCATCGCCGACGACGGATTCCAGGACCCGCGCCTCTTCGGCGCATTCCGCATCCTACTGGCGCGCCCAGGCGAGAAGCCCCGTCGCAGGGATCTGCTTCCCGCGGGACCGTTCCGGGAAGCGGCTTCCGCGGCGGCGCGCGCCGATCGGGTCGTGACCGGCCCCTGGGCTTGGCGGATCGGGGCGGAAGACACGGGGACGACCTTGCAGGATGGGGTAACGGGCATGTTACCTAGGGGAACCGCGGATCGGCCGGACGGGCCCTGCTTCCGTCGCCGGTTGATCCTTCCCGCCGGGTGGGATCGCTCCCGGCCTTGCCTGGTCCATTGTTCCTTGGGGGATCCCGCCCCCTTCTTGTCCGATTTGGAGCGGGAGGGAATCCGGCCCTTGGGGATCGTTTTGGGGCGCAACCATGGTGAGCCTCCGCTCGCGCGCTTGCGGGCCGTCGTCGCCCGTTTCCCGGGCGCGCCCATCCTTTGCACGCGCAAGGACGCGGTGAAATTGGAGGGCTCGGGACTGCCCTGGGCGGCCGTCGACCAGGAAATCGAGTTGGATGCGGAAGTGCCGGACGCGCTGGCCGCCCTCGCCGGGCGGAATCCTTATTTGGTAGATTACCCGCGATGCCGAATCTAG
- a CDS encoding PilZ domain-containing protein: MSDERRSSARWPVDVTVKVTLQSGHAFDSNILNVNLGGCFLGEVAGLREMDVVLLHSYYNPKLNGIYAQVIWVVDEPGLRGVGVRFQPMDDGQKFELVRWFNQAVGR; the protein is encoded by the coding sequence ATGTCCGATGAACGCAGAAGCTCCGCGCGCTGGCCCGTAGACGTCACCGTAAAAGTGACCCTCCAGAGCGGCCACGCCTTCGATTCCAATATCCTCAACGTGAACTTGGGGGGATGTTTCCTGGGCGAGGTGGCCGGCTTGCGGGAGATGGACGTGGTCCTGCTGCATAGCTATTACAACCCGAAGCTCAACGGCATATACGCCCAAGTCATCTGGGTGGTGGACGAGCCCGGCCTGCGCGGCGTGGGCGTGCGTTTCCAGCCCATGGACGACGGTCAAAAGTTCGAGTTGGTCCGCTGGTTCAACCAAGCAGTGGGCCGCTAG